The Brachyhypopomus gauderio isolate BG-103 chromosome 1, BGAUD_0.2, whole genome shotgun sequence genome includes a window with the following:
- the fam184b gene encoding protein FAM184B isoform X2: MASSSGKISQSPGTCNGTAADFSNMEQELYDYQMHTKMCKKIAQLTKVIYSLNTKNEEQEATLQTLRRATVETQGTLQPTTSQDEEGEESASALRIRLLELQATVEEVEERGQRAEVEYAEHVAVLTQEAVDLRRDYQSLQVERDGQRRQLQQVQEENVRLEEECQQLRQRRDEERKRAEEERERREEEERERQEVEEREREGKELRREDEERRRVEEECEKQLRALRAELKNLQEDRERAEEDLRNEKEEWRRRMEVVEEERREEQEAARKTLQQILNEHMSQWQQREEENRKSHNAMLQQRLKKVEAELETREQGLNDCSRHISKLQERIEDLEEQLENGRYRVTEAERTAAKAEEELAVAKERLLLQENELQSKSEELLSQSSSQVKVSAEVEDLRSQLSRLNMKNKELELQNSGRSNDHARMLKQHADTLSSMRLELQRAHTEEIRRLHQEVEKERATDRQELEEEKKLVQQKLEEEKARLKEQLRKALEEVIRKHAGELRQAHNALDAERRATEQAEEQRRAAEEERRHLETEGEELRMQMQVSITEIRKLQEVIQSLEEEREEMRRREAEREAQREKEEAGPTCGPQCERLRTELEGTHHNLEQTQRDFALQKENLQAEISSLKKEREILQQANHSMEERIRLQFEKNFSDHVADVQKEREKEIRDLNHHWQHKLEELQTQLEENRALSEKGAGEREREGGPGSGEMERMKQEIQKTREMNRSLRAQLNCTVQEKERLMKKQQLQVVQEEDEDEEATSVDTGREACDWSQREEELLRAENLNHQRVLQVMEARASEELQVERQRLHTQHKLQLEKQKAELTQQHTEWVKQVTQRHMQQIEDLQNELQTHTQMVALQQDLKQQNRLQSLERQLDERGGEVQELKRENEELRERLSTLRAERAASVDRKLPDRSSWKEREDEGEAVAVRRDHQTEVQTITTDFASAETRLQARIVALETELRQREEKGRRRVEDLHTISKLQDKLTDRDQLIKKLVEDLHQLSQHPPLGRDGMLKSCDARTRLGSLTPTLKQTVEDSLAHVSSVLNINSLEVGSTKITRSPPVESPVSCGFTGLDHGSRRILMSRTQAPVSSHLEGRNAATRHAPSPTRELPQQFQHNYSQHIRIPSEQRVIETGPDSQDPQRQEWFTKYFSF, translated from the exons GTGATATACTCTCTCAACACTAAGAATGAGGAGCAAGAAGCAACCTTGCAGACATTACGGCGTGCTACCGTGGAGACACAAGGCACCCTCCAGCCAACCACAAGTCAGgatgaggagggggaggagtctgcaTCGGCCCTCAGAATCCGCCTCTTGGAGCTCCAGGCCACGGTGGAAGAG gtGGAGGAGCGCGGGCAGAGGGCCGAGGTGGAGTACGCGGAGCACGTGGCTGTGCTGACCCAAGAGGCGGTGGACCTGCGGCGGGACTACCAGAGCCTGCAGGTGGAGCGGGACGGCCAGCGCCGgcagctccagcaggtccaggagGAGAACGTCCGTCTGGAGGAGGAGTGCCAGCAGCTGCGTCAGCGGAGGGACGAGGAGCGGAAGAGggcggaggaggagagggagagaagggaggaggaggagagggagagacaggaggttgaggagagggagagggaggggaaagagctgaggagagaggatgaggagaggaggagggtggaggaagagTGCGAGAAGCAGTTGCGTGCGCTGAGGGCGGAGCTCAAGAACCTGCAGGAGGACAGGGAGAGGGCAGAGGAGGACTTGAGGAACGAGAAGGAGGAGTGGCGGAGGAGGATGGAGGtcgtggaggaggagagaagagaggagcagGAGGCGGCGAGGAAAACGCTGCAGCAAATTCTGAACGAACACATGAGCCAGTGGcagcagagggaggaggagaaccGCAAATCCCACAATGCAATGCTGCAGCAGAGGCTGAAGAAGGTGGAGGCAGAGCTGGAGACACGAGAACAGGGGCTGAATGACTGCAGCAGACACATCAGCAAACTGCAAGAGAGAATAGAg GATCTGGAGGAGCAGCTGGAAAACGGGCGTTACCGGGTCACGGAGGCAGAGCGGACGGCGGCGAAAGCGGAGGAGGAGCTGGCCGTGGCGAAGGAACGCCTGCTGCTGCAGGAGAACGAGCTGCAGAGCAAGTCAG AGGAGCTGCTGAGCCAAAGCTCCTCTCAGGTGAAGGTCTCGGCCGAGGTGGAGGACCTGCGATCGCAGCTGAGCCGCCTCAACATGAAGAACAAGGAGTTGGAGCTTCAGAACAGCGGCCGCTCCAACGACCACGCACGCATGCTCAAACAG CATGCAGACACCCTATCCTCCATGCGCTTAGAGCTGCAGCGCGCTCACACCGAGGAGATCCGACGTCTCCAccaggaggtggagaaggagcgggcgacagacaggcaggagctggaggaggagaagaagctGGTGCAGCAgaagctggaggaggagaaagCCCGTCTGAAGGAGCAGCTCCGCAAGGCCCTGGAGGAGGTGATCCGCAAGCACGCCGGCGAGCTGCGCCAGGCGCACAACGCGCTGGACGCCGAGAGGAGAGCGACGGAACAG GCCGAGGAACAGAGGAGGGCTGCCGAGGAGGAGAGGCGGCACCtggagacagagggggaggagctccGCATGCAAATGCAGGTGTCCATCACAGAG ATCAGAAAACTGCAGGAAGTGATCCAATcgctggaggaggagagggaggagatgcGGAGGAGGGAGGCGGAGAGGGAGGCACAGCGGGAGAAGGAGGAGGCCGGCCCCACGTGCGGCCCACAGTGTGAAAGACTGAGGACCGAGCTAGAGGGCACACACCACAACCTTGAGCAAACGCAG AGGGACTTTGCTCTGCAGAAGGAAAACCTGCAAGCAGAGATCTCCAGTctgaagaaagagagggagattcTACAGCAGGCCAACCACAGCATGGAGGAGAGGATCAG GCTGCAGTTTGAGAAGAACTTCTCGGATCATGTAGCAGATgttcagaaagaaagagagaaggagatcaGAGACCTTAACCATCACTGGCAGCACAAGCTGGAAGAGCTACAGACACAG CTGGAGGAGAACCGAGCCCTCTCCGAAAAGGGGgccggggagagggagagagaaggcgGCCCCGGCAGTGGGGAGATGGAGCGAATGAAGCAGGAGATTCAGAAGACCAGAGAGATGAACAGATCGCTGCGAGCACAGCTCAACTGCACCGTCCAAGAGAAGGAGCGGCTGATGAAGAAACAGCAGTTACAG gTCGtgcaggaggaagatgaggatgaggaggcaACGAGCGTCGACACCGGGAGGGAGGCGTGCGATTGGTCGCAGCGGGAGGAGGAGCTGTTGCGGGCGGAGAACCTGAACCACCAGCGCGTCCTGCAGGTGATGGAGGCGCGCGCCAGTGAGGAGCTACAGGTGGAGAGACAGCGtctccacacacagcacaaacttCAGCTCG agaagcAGAAAGCAGAGCTTACCCAGCAGCACACCGAGTGGGTGAAGCAAGTCACACAGAGGCACATGCAGCAGATTGAGGACCTGCAGAATGAACtgcaaacgcacacacaaatggtGGCCCTGCAACAG GATCTGAAGCAGCAGAACCGGCTGCAGTCGCTGGAGCGTCAGCTGGACGAGAGGGGCGGCGAGGTGCAGGAGCTGAAGAGGGAGAACGAGGAGCTGAGGGAACGACTGAGCACGCTCAGAGCCGAGAGAGCGGCCAGCGTCGACCGCAAACTCCCGGACAGAAG CTcctggaaggagagggaggacgAGGGCGAGGCGGTTGCGGTGAGACGAGACCACCAAACGGAGGTCCAGACCATAACGACAGACTTCGCCTCTGCCGAGACACGACTTCAGGCCCGCATTGTCGCCTTGGAAACTGA GCTGAGACAGCGGGAGGAGAAGGGGAGAAGGAGAGTTGAGGATCTGCACACCATTTCTAAACTGCAAGACAAGTTGACTGACAGAGACCAGCTTATCAAGAAACTAGTG GAAGACCTCCATCAGCTGTCCCAGCATCCTCCTCTCGGCCGAGATGGAATGCTGAAGTCATGTGATGCCAGAACACGACTTGGAAGCCTCACGCCTACTCTGAAG CAGACTGTTGAAGACAGCCTGGCACATGTTAGCAGCGTGCTGAATATCAACTCGCTAGAAGTGGGATCAACAAAGATCACCAGATCCCCCCCTGTGGAGTCACCAGTTAGCTGCGGATTCACTGGGTTGGATCATGGGAGTCGGAGGATCTTGATGTCACGGACACAAGCTCCTGTTTCCTCACATCTTGAAGGCCGTAATGCTGCCACCAGACACGCTCCCTCTCCCACCCGAGAACTCCCACAGCAGTTCCAGCACAATTACAGTCAGCACATCAG GATTCCATCAGAACAGAGGGTGATTGAAACAGGACCAGATTCCCAAGACCCTCAGAGACAGGAGTGGTTCACCAAATACTTCTCATTTTGA
- the fam184b gene encoding protein FAM184B isoform X1: MASSSGKISQSPGTCNGTAADFSNMEQELYDYQMHTKMCKKIAQLTKVIYSLNTKNEEQEATLQTLRRATVETQGTLQPTTSQDEEGEESASALRIRLLELQATVEEVEERGQRAEVEYAEHVAVLTQEAVDLRRDYQSLQVERDGQRRQLQQVQEENVRLEEECQQLRQRRDEERKRAEEERERREEEERERQEVEEREREGKELRREDEERRRVEEECEKQLRALRAELKNLQEDRERAEEDLRNEKEEWRRRMEVVEEERREEQEAARKTLQQILNEHMSQWQQREEENRKSHNAMLQQRLKKVEAELETREQGLNDCSRHISKLQERIEDLEEQLENGRYRVTEAERTAAKAEEELAVAKERLLLQENELQSKSEELLSQSSSQVKVSAEVEDLRSQLSRLNMKNKELELQNSGRSNDHARMLKQHADTLSSMRLELQRAHTEEIRRLHQEVEKERATDRQELEEEKKLVQQKLEEEKARLKEQLRKALEEVIRKHAGELRQAHNALDAERRATEQAEEQRRAAEEERRHLETEGEELRMQMQVSITEIRKLQEVIQSLEEEREEMRRREAEREAQREKEEAGPTCGPQCERLRTELEGTHHNLEQTQRDFALQKENLQAEISSLKKEREILQQANHSMEERIRLQFEKNFSDHVADVQKEREKEIRDLNHHWQHKLEELQTQLEENRALSEKGAGEREREGGPGSGEMERMKQEIQKTREMNRSLRAQLNCTVQEKERLMKKQQLQVVQEEDEDEEATSVDTGREACDWSQREEELLRAENLNHQRVLQVMEARASEELQVERQRLHTQHKLQLEKQKAELTQQHTEWVKQVTQRHMQQIEDLQNELQTHTQMVALQQDLKQQNRLQSLERQLDERGGEVQELKRENEELRERLSTLRAERAASVDRKLPDRSSWKEREDEGEAVAVRRDHQTEVQTITTDFASAETRLQARIVALETELRQREEKGRRRVEDLHTISKLQDKLTDRDQLIKKLVEDLHQLSQHPPLGRDGMLKSCDARTRLGSLTPTLKKQTVEDSLAHVSSVLNINSLEVGSTKITRSPPVESPVSCGFTGLDHGSRRILMSRTQAPVSSHLEGRNAATRHAPSPTRELPQQFQHNYSQHIRIPSEQRVIETGPDSQDPQRQEWFTKYFSF; encoded by the exons GTGATATACTCTCTCAACACTAAGAATGAGGAGCAAGAAGCAACCTTGCAGACATTACGGCGTGCTACCGTGGAGACACAAGGCACCCTCCAGCCAACCACAAGTCAGgatgaggagggggaggagtctgcaTCGGCCCTCAGAATCCGCCTCTTGGAGCTCCAGGCCACGGTGGAAGAG gtGGAGGAGCGCGGGCAGAGGGCCGAGGTGGAGTACGCGGAGCACGTGGCTGTGCTGACCCAAGAGGCGGTGGACCTGCGGCGGGACTACCAGAGCCTGCAGGTGGAGCGGGACGGCCAGCGCCGgcagctccagcaggtccaggagGAGAACGTCCGTCTGGAGGAGGAGTGCCAGCAGCTGCGTCAGCGGAGGGACGAGGAGCGGAAGAGggcggaggaggagagggagagaagggaggaggaggagagggagagacaggaggttgaggagagggagagggaggggaaagagctgaggagagaggatgaggagaggaggagggtggaggaagagTGCGAGAAGCAGTTGCGTGCGCTGAGGGCGGAGCTCAAGAACCTGCAGGAGGACAGGGAGAGGGCAGAGGAGGACTTGAGGAACGAGAAGGAGGAGTGGCGGAGGAGGATGGAGGtcgtggaggaggagagaagagaggagcagGAGGCGGCGAGGAAAACGCTGCAGCAAATTCTGAACGAACACATGAGCCAGTGGcagcagagggaggaggagaaccGCAAATCCCACAATGCAATGCTGCAGCAGAGGCTGAAGAAGGTGGAGGCAGAGCTGGAGACACGAGAACAGGGGCTGAATGACTGCAGCAGACACATCAGCAAACTGCAAGAGAGAATAGAg GATCTGGAGGAGCAGCTGGAAAACGGGCGTTACCGGGTCACGGAGGCAGAGCGGACGGCGGCGAAAGCGGAGGAGGAGCTGGCCGTGGCGAAGGAACGCCTGCTGCTGCAGGAGAACGAGCTGCAGAGCAAGTCAG AGGAGCTGCTGAGCCAAAGCTCCTCTCAGGTGAAGGTCTCGGCCGAGGTGGAGGACCTGCGATCGCAGCTGAGCCGCCTCAACATGAAGAACAAGGAGTTGGAGCTTCAGAACAGCGGCCGCTCCAACGACCACGCACGCATGCTCAAACAG CATGCAGACACCCTATCCTCCATGCGCTTAGAGCTGCAGCGCGCTCACACCGAGGAGATCCGACGTCTCCAccaggaggtggagaaggagcgggcgacagacaggcaggagctggaggaggagaagaagctGGTGCAGCAgaagctggaggaggagaaagCCCGTCTGAAGGAGCAGCTCCGCAAGGCCCTGGAGGAGGTGATCCGCAAGCACGCCGGCGAGCTGCGCCAGGCGCACAACGCGCTGGACGCCGAGAGGAGAGCGACGGAACAG GCCGAGGAACAGAGGAGGGCTGCCGAGGAGGAGAGGCGGCACCtggagacagagggggaggagctccGCATGCAAATGCAGGTGTCCATCACAGAG ATCAGAAAACTGCAGGAAGTGATCCAATcgctggaggaggagagggaggagatgcGGAGGAGGGAGGCGGAGAGGGAGGCACAGCGGGAGAAGGAGGAGGCCGGCCCCACGTGCGGCCCACAGTGTGAAAGACTGAGGACCGAGCTAGAGGGCACACACCACAACCTTGAGCAAACGCAG AGGGACTTTGCTCTGCAGAAGGAAAACCTGCAAGCAGAGATCTCCAGTctgaagaaagagagggagattcTACAGCAGGCCAACCACAGCATGGAGGAGAGGATCAG GCTGCAGTTTGAGAAGAACTTCTCGGATCATGTAGCAGATgttcagaaagaaagagagaaggagatcaGAGACCTTAACCATCACTGGCAGCACAAGCTGGAAGAGCTACAGACACAG CTGGAGGAGAACCGAGCCCTCTCCGAAAAGGGGgccggggagagggagagagaaggcgGCCCCGGCAGTGGGGAGATGGAGCGAATGAAGCAGGAGATTCAGAAGACCAGAGAGATGAACAGATCGCTGCGAGCACAGCTCAACTGCACCGTCCAAGAGAAGGAGCGGCTGATGAAGAAACAGCAGTTACAG gTCGtgcaggaggaagatgaggatgaggaggcaACGAGCGTCGACACCGGGAGGGAGGCGTGCGATTGGTCGCAGCGGGAGGAGGAGCTGTTGCGGGCGGAGAACCTGAACCACCAGCGCGTCCTGCAGGTGATGGAGGCGCGCGCCAGTGAGGAGCTACAGGTGGAGAGACAGCGtctccacacacagcacaaacttCAGCTCG agaagcAGAAAGCAGAGCTTACCCAGCAGCACACCGAGTGGGTGAAGCAAGTCACACAGAGGCACATGCAGCAGATTGAGGACCTGCAGAATGAACtgcaaacgcacacacaaatggtGGCCCTGCAACAG GATCTGAAGCAGCAGAACCGGCTGCAGTCGCTGGAGCGTCAGCTGGACGAGAGGGGCGGCGAGGTGCAGGAGCTGAAGAGGGAGAACGAGGAGCTGAGGGAACGACTGAGCACGCTCAGAGCCGAGAGAGCGGCCAGCGTCGACCGCAAACTCCCGGACAGAAG CTcctggaaggagagggaggacgAGGGCGAGGCGGTTGCGGTGAGACGAGACCACCAAACGGAGGTCCAGACCATAACGACAGACTTCGCCTCTGCCGAGACACGACTTCAGGCCCGCATTGTCGCCTTGGAAACTGA GCTGAGACAGCGGGAGGAGAAGGGGAGAAGGAGAGTTGAGGATCTGCACACCATTTCTAAACTGCAAGACAAGTTGACTGACAGAGACCAGCTTATCAAGAAACTAGTG GAAGACCTCCATCAGCTGTCCCAGCATCCTCCTCTCGGCCGAGATGGAATGCTGAAGTCATGTGATGCCAGAACACGACTTGGAAGCCTCACGCCTACTCTGAAG AAGCAGACTGTTGAAGACAGCCTGGCACATGTTAGCAGCGTGCTGAATATCAACTCGCTAGAAGTGGGATCAACAAAGATCACCAGATCCCCCCCTGTGGAGTCACCAGTTAGCTGCGGATTCACTGGGTTGGATCATGGGAGTCGGAGGATCTTGATGTCACGGACACAAGCTCCTGTTTCCTCACATCTTGAAGGCCGTAATGCTGCCACCAGACACGCTCCCTCTCCCACCCGAGAACTCCCACAGCAGTTCCAGCACAATTACAGTCAGCACATCAG GATTCCATCAGAACAGAGGGTGATTGAAACAGGACCAGATTCCCAAGACCCTCAGAGACAGGAGTGGTTCACCAAATACTTCTCATTTTGA